Proteins encoded by one window of Arachis ipaensis cultivar K30076 chromosome B04, Araip1.1, whole genome shotgun sequence:
- the LOC107636147 gene encoding protein FAR1-RELATED SEQUENCE 5-like, with amino-acid sequence MHHRKREHKVVTRCGCPAEMRIKPRDSTGKWYVSRFVDNHNHDLLPAKFVEYLPSHRKISDVDIVHLDSMRQVGISIPKIYESIAAQAGGFNRVSFTKRDMYNEVRRQRALQNGDVNAALRALANASRIDDRMFWRYEVGVGNHMCDLFWSDGRSQEDYKLFGDVLAFDATYGRNKYNLPVIVFSGVNHHMQTCVFGTAMVSCESQSSYVWVLTKFLECMGGKPPTAVITDGDRSMHIAIQQVFPEAHHRLCAWHLIRNATTNVCNPRFTSLFRHCMLADFEVEEFEMHWQAMVEECGTSDHEWVKDLYTKKSSWATAYIRGSFFAGIRTTSRCESLHAKLGRFVEKRYGVLDFVTNFQRCVDFLRDNEDELEFRSSYGTPVIQTQFPELEKSDALCYTREIFVRYRESLKRLVRVTIVECIEADDICVYITQKYRRPDRTWNVTQNSSQDTFHCTCLRMESFGLPCVHIIAVLVRLDITSLPNSLVLPRWSKIARMDLCRDRVCNPHIDPEATYRARIRALLQHCKQRFAKVACMREEDYKTYCQKVVHETNMLEIKNGLQCQATSTHSVPWEGGVKDPIGVRTKGTGRGNEPAGSRGIKRRRCSTCGVLGHRRTRCPNGPTPSRQCAQEPDIHPSTETFETASLNPFRNDTTF; translated from the coding sequence ATGCATCATCGTAAAAGGGAGCATAAGGTTGTTACTAGGTGTGGGTGTCCAGCTGAGATGCGGATAAAACCAAGAGATAGCACCGGAAAATGGTACGTGTCACGTTTTGTGGACAATCACAACCATGATCTTCTACCTGCCAAGTTTGTTGAGTACTTGCCTTCACACCGTAAAATTTCAGATGTTGACATAGTCCATTTGGATAGCATGAGACAAGTTGGGATATCAATTCCAAAAATATATGAGTCGATAGCTGCACAAGCTGGTGGTTTTAATCGAGTTTCATTTACTAAGCGAGACATGTACAATGAAGTTAGGCGGCAGCGAGCCCTTCAAAATGGCGATGTGAATGCTGCCTTGAGGGCGTTAGCCAATGCATCAAGGATTGATGATAGAATGTTTTGGCGGTATGAAGTTGGGGTTGGGAATCACATGTGTGATTTGTTTTGGAGCGATGGACGTAGTCAAGAAGACTACAAATTATTTGGAGATGTTCTTGCTTTTGATGCAACATATGGACGGAATAAATACAATCTTCCGGTGATTGTTTTTTCCGGGGTGAATCATCACATGCAAACTTGTGTTTTTGGCACTGCAATGGTTTCCTGTGAATCACAATCTTCATACGTGTGGGTCTTGACGAAGTTCCTCGAGTGCATGGGTGGAAAACCACCTACGGCGGTTATCACTGACGGGGATAGATCTATGCATATAGCAATCCAGCAAGTGTTTCCCGAAGCTCACCATCGGCTCTGTGCCTGGCATTTGATAAGGAATGCGACAACCAATGTTTGTAATCCAAGATTCACATCTTTGTTCAGACATTGCATGCTTGCAGACTTTGAGGTTGAAGAGTTTGAAATGCACTGGCAAGCAATGGTCGAAGAATGTGGGACAAGTGACCATGAGTGGGTTAAGGATTTGTACACGAAGAAGTCTAGCTGGGCAACGGCATACATTCGTGGTTCTTTCTTTGCAGGGATAAGGACAACCTCCCGGTGTGAGTCATTGCATGCAAAGCTTGGTCGCTTTGTTGAGAAGAGATATGGAGTCCTAGATTTTGTCACAAACTTCCAGCGATGTGTTGATTTTCTCAGAGACAATGAGGACGAGCTAGAGTTTCGTTCATCTTATGGCACCCCAGTCATTCAGACTCAGTTTCCAGAGTTAGAAAAGTCAGATGCGTTGTGTTATACAAGGGAAATTTTTGTTAGATATCGTGAGTCTCTAAAACGGTTGGTTCGTGTTACGATTGTGGAGTGCATCGAAGCAGATGATATTTGCGTTTACATCACACAGAAATATCGTCGGCCGGATAGGACATGGAATGTCACGCAGAATTCATCACAGGACACATTTCATTGTACTTGTCTCAGAATGGAGTCCTTTGGCCTCCCTTGTGTACATATCATTGCTGTTCTTGTTCGGTTAGACATTACTTCGCTTCCCAATAGTCTGGTTCTGCCGCGGTGGTCCAAGATAGCGAGAATGGATTTGTGCCGGGATAGGGTATGTAACCCACACATTGATCCAGAAGCAACTTATCGGGCAAGGATTAGAGCCCTACTTCAACACTGTAAGCAGCGTTTTGCAAAGGTTGCTTGTATGAGGGAGGAAGACTATAAAACATATTGTCAAAAGGTTGTGCATGAGACAAATATGTTGGAAATAAAGAATGGATTGCAATGTCAAGCTACAAGCACGCATTCTGTACCCTGGGAAGGGGGAGTAAAGGACCCAATAGGCGTTAGGACGAAGGGAACCGGCAGAGGCAACGAACCTGCAGGGTCTAGAGGCATTAAGCGAAGGAGATGCAGCACCTGCGGCGTTCTCGGGCATCGTAGGACGCGATGTCCAAATGGGCCCACACCATCGCGGCAATGTGCTCAGGAGCCGGATATACATCCTTCAACAGAGACATTTGAAACAGCAAGTCTAAACCCATTCAGAAATGATACTACATTCTAA